atattaaacagaATCAATTCAGTTTCTTAATTTATATGAGGAGATGagtatttttactaatttacattggagttataaaaagtaaatactttcagaaaatatttttgtaaaacaaACGGAAATTTGGAAGtagcaaaaacaaaacaacctaGATGGACTTAAACCAAACATCTGATCGAACACTTGTCCGGTCTCTGCTCTGTTACGCGCCATGTGTTGTCTCTCTGCTCCGTTACGTTGCAAGTTTAGAAGCTGCTCCGTTACAAAAGCACTACAGCTAATAAATTCTTTGCTTAAAAACGCAATTCTATACCAAGAAACAACAAAGAGAGTAAATCCCACAATATGAAATCGATTCTCAGTTCACGTTTGATTGATTCACACTCTTCGCTTCCTAGAATCTTGTTGTAAATGCTCTTATGCTACTTGTTTTAACtgtttttttggttcttttctAAATAACTTGGCCGAGTTTTGTGTTTGTCTTTTTGTgaatttgcttttgttttctttagtGTACGCTTGTTTGTCATCtgggtttttatatattttttcttttctttaactGTTTGGCTTCTTTTCGTAACGCTAGATGAAAATGTGCTTGAAATATCCGGTTTTAGGTTGTGAAATTATCTTTAAAGAGTGTGATATTGACCCCATTAGATTAGAGCGTGGAAAAAAGAATGTGATCTTCTCAATAATTTGAGACAGTAAAATGGCTGCGTCTAAAAACGGGAGATTGTTGTCAACCGGTTCAAACAAGGTAGATGGGGCACTAGGGGACCAGCAGCCTTCAATGGACAAGGTAATCTGTACTGAAGGGCTTTCTTGAATTTTGTTTCTCCGTTTGAGCCATACTACAAATGCTTCTCCTTCTAACTATAACTGGCCGTTCTTTTTGTTTAGATACTTGTATTTGGTGGAAATGGCTTTGTTGGCTCACATACATGTATAGAAGTGACTGAGCGTGGTCTGACTGTACATAGTCTTAGCAGGTATTCTATTCTTGTAACTGGTAATCTGTATAATCCGTAAAGCCTTTGAATTCACACCTCATGAAAGtgtttgtttcaagaaatattTCTACCTGAAATCTGGACAGTTGTGTAAACTTAGCTAGTAATGTTTGATACGTTTGCACTTTTGTACAAGAGCAATGTTGTGCATACCCATTTTTGTGTATAGTTgagtacatatataatatgtcatcatttgattgggtattattttatctttaatttaaaatcaccaaatcatttaataacatatatcaaatgtgtagCCATTTGTGTATTCTAAGTGGAcagcataattttattatttgtacaaagATAAGATTTCCACCCAGAGCAAAAATACTAACCAGTAGTATTTAGAAGGACACTCCCTTGTAGCTACacttgtatatttattaaaaaatgttgaacAGTTTGTGCACTTTGTTGCTGCTATTGTTCATAGGTCTGGGAGGCCATCTTATCAAGATTCTTGGACTAACAGTGTTATCTGGCATCAAGGCCGGAGTTTATTAGGAATTTTTTTTACAACTTGTTGATCAGGTCTAACACTGTCTTGCTTTTGAACTGCAGGAGATCCGCCTTCACCTGGTTCTCTAAAGAGTGCAATGGCTGGAGTGACTGCAATGGTATAAGATTTTTTGCTTGTAGTTCTATGAGTTTAGGACAGTATAAGAACTATAATCGTAAAAGGAAATCCGAGGGAAGTTATCAAATTCTCTACCTCAAATTGCCTGTGGCCAGATTGTGTATGGtcttttatgatgtaatttcaTTGCTATCAGGCTTAGACATGTTTTCTATCTTTGCCCAacaatatatattgatcaacaCGATGTGTATGCATAAAAATAATCTCTCTTTTGCTAACACAACTTCTTATCTATATTCATTGTCACTGCAATCCTCTTTAAGGCAAAGCAACCAAATTGCCTCCCCTGCTGCTCTTCTGTACTCTTTTCTTTGTTGGACTTGGAAAAAGATGGGCACCTGTCAAGATGTAAATTAAGACATCTCCATTTCCTGCCACACATGTTTGGCAATTTTGTTTATCTGATTTCTTTTGGCTGATGAGACATGGTCTGTCCGATTGTTGCCTGCATCACTTGTCAAATGATTCTTATTTTTGCCACAATATTTAGTTATCCATGGTGCAAGATGCCTAATGTATATTAAAACCCCAAATTAAATTGTGGCAATAAAAGCAAATCACAGATGATTATAAAGAAATCccttttaattatatagtggGTGGATATGTTAAAGTCTTCTTGTTGTTCTTCTTCCATGGAGGTTTACTCTGAGTCTAGCCAATTCAAACTTGAGTAAAACCTATCATCTCTAGTTTGAATTCGTTTAAGtcgatatataatatcattagagGGTTGACAATATAATGTATAGTATCAGTGAAGGGATAAAAATATCatcgataaaataaatagtattatagaataaaacaataaattaatcttGAATCTaactattaaactaaaactttagttcgaaattgatttgtttgagcatatatgaatatatattgtaCTCTTCATTTGCAAATATACGAGATTATGTCGTTCCCATCGGCCAAATGAATTTGTATATGATTAATGGAGCTTTCTGAAATGAAAACGAAATCATTCAATCCCAACAACCAAGTGCCCCCAACTGCCATACTTGAATCTTGTTATCGAAAACCTTAtcttcaatttattatcaaaataaaaagatgaatCCAGAAGAGGCAACGTTGAACATGGGGTGGTTCAGCAAGCCCACCATCTACTTGTCTTTGTCTAGAATTTACCCCATTCCAGAgcttacaattaataaaatttaatttagggCAAGTTAGTAAATTATcaatttgggaaaaaaaacagaaactaaattctaattttaatctCAAAGTTATCAAATGATGTAACTCCACCAAGGCATGAGTCAGCAACAACCATTTTTAAGATAAGTGGTGTTATGTGCACAAACAGTGACACATCataatgtgattggataattttaaattacaaataaaataatatcaagtcttagttagtaaatacagaGAAAAATAGTATGAAAATTATACAggtataatacaataaatggTCAAAAATAGTTTGCTGAAAAAGGTCATAAAATTCGGATAAAAAAAGATACAAAACGCATATATACgggtttaatatatttaaaaaatacaataatatcaattataattttaacattttttatagatattttagtttacaattcaaatgtaaaatatataattaactattaaacttaatatattgACAAGATtcaattatcacaaaaaaaaaatgatttgaatgacgaaaaattgaattttttatataattatgatattatagtaattaattgaaaacgtaagaaatattttcatactttaaaaaatttataaaaacgaaaaacataaaaagagaaaaaaatactcgtttaatataagaaacatataaaatactcatttaatatattttagatttaaaaattcagaacggtgtatataaatgtaaattaaacaaaaatacgaataatttctgtttttattaattaaatatttaatcctatgataatatattattgtttatatataaaattatatatattatttgtttacataattttaataattttttaagatacaCACGTCAACTGAATTTCAagtatctttttaaatttttttaaggaaatatattaaaaatattaatcttaaaatgGAAATGTTGGGCAATTAAGGTCTCATTATTTAAGGAAGTCacattaattaataacatatgAATACTTAAtgaaaaacataatattattaagtatcatattaattaactttaaatatttaattaaatatatgtattattatataattaaatatttaaaaatattatcattattatattttatgaagtCTAATAAATGAGTTTTCAATTTGGAACAAAAATCCCAAACcgtaatttataattttccaaatattgcttttatttttaaaattattttataattttattatttgtgaaaaagaggGAAAGTAGTTCTATTTTGTCCTTTAACAAGAAGAAATAGGCGCGAACCTCcaacagaaaaaacaaaaatagaaacaacaataaaataaaattacacgACTCTATATAATGATAAGGGATCTTTTGGGTCCTTAAAGTTTGACTTAGGTTTTCCGGTCCAGtataatctaataattatatttagatCCCTCTTAATTAGGATATACTCAAATTTAACTTTGCTCAAACTTGGCTTGGCAAAGGGGGAGTTGGGCTTGAGTCTaagctaaattttgaaaagttttgaaGGATATAAATTGAGCACGATACAACAAGTAATGTTCAAACTTGACTCTATAtatttagaacaaaaatataataaataatatcattttgtgttGCTTATATAATGTAACATTAATACagaaacaacatcattttgaatttgttaaataaCTTCGTTTTTTCTACATTCGTAAGTTATTTACGAGTCTATCGAATTGTACACTCACATGGCTCAAGCttaataatattgtattgaacctgaatttaatttatggtttgagTTCAAATGAATCGAGTTAACAATTGACCTCAAGATaagttgattcaaattcatccctattattaatatgagataattttgtaaaagattGAAATAACGATTTTCCGAGAATTTTTGGCTagcatctatatatttatattttgatttgataaatgCTATTTCAAATCTATTGGACCTAATGTACTTAAGTCAAACCTTAAGGACCCAAAGGAAATCAATAAGCCagcatatttttattttatttttactataaatatatatcaatttacacGTCAGCAAACCTTTAatttccctatataaaccctccgTCTGCGAACGTTTAACTCATTCTgcttttttttcacatttagAAAAAGAGAAGCAGAATCGGACGGAGAAATTCCAGTTTCCAAAAGCTAAAGAGACCCCCAAAGCAGAGGAGGAAAAGGCTTGATCTCAAACGTCTATGGCCATTCGTTTTCTCCAACCAAAGCTCCTCCACAACGCCCGCTCCTTTACAAGGCCGCTCAGCTCTGCTTCTTCCTCCCTAACCTCCGTCTCCCCACTGAATTTTGCGGAGAAACCCGACCCGACCATCGAAAAACACGACCCATGTTCCTCAACGCTTAACACTCACGACCATCAGAAGCTTTTCCGAACGATTTCCTCGGCCAAGTTGCTACGTTCCTTGTTGAACCTCAACATCGCAGCCGTCGGGCCCGTCGTTGATCTCGGCTTGTGGGTTATGAATTCCAGGCTAATGGACATTGATATCTCCCGCGAAATCATCACTGGCCTCGTTAGACACACCTTTTACGAACATTTCTGCGCCGGCGAATCCGCCGCTGAGGCTGAACGTTGCATCGAGAAAATAAACGAGACCGGTTTGAGAGGGATGCTGTTTTATTCAGTGGAACATACGGATGATAAAAATGAATGCGATAAAAATTTGCGGGGGTTTCTACAGACAGCTGAATCCGCAAAGTCTCTTGATCCATCTGCGGTAagattctcatttttctttcaatttcagtatatatatatatatatatatatatatatatatatatatatatatatatatatatatatatatattgttataatcTTTAGTTTTTTTGAGTTCTTAATTATCAATGATTATCCAATTAATCCAAGAAAAATTTCTGGAAACTTGAGTCAATTAGGCTATTTGCTCCGCCGGCAGACGGCGGTTAGAGAGCTGAAAAAGCAAACAGATTTCTTCCTGTCATCTCCAGCtaagaaaagtaaagaaatagCCCGCCATTAACGCCGTCAAcaagatttttcaaaatgacTTGTACAATTTAAGACTGAATATTTTGAGGCCGACATGGCAGGATAAGACCagcatttttaaaataatggcAGAAATTTCTGTACATCTGTTAGTCAAAGCTTTAATCGCGACGAAATCTTTGAATTGTCATGtctgaaattgaattttcaatttaacaGGTGAGCTTTGTGGTACTGAAAGTCTCGGCGATTTGCCGAATGAGTTTATTGAAGCGAGTCAGCGATTTATTGAGATGGCAACAGAAGGATTCTTCTTTCAATCTCCCATGGAAGCTCCACGATTTTCCCATTTTCGCGGACAACAGCCCGTTATATCACACGCTTGAAAAACCAGAGCCGTTGAcgcaagaagaagaaaacgaaCTCCAACAGAGTTATGAAAGAATAATAAAACTCTGTCGAGCGTGCGAGGAAGGGAATATTCCGTTGGTGGTGGACGCGGAGGACACGGCGGTGCAACCCGCCATTGATTATTTAACATACGCGTCGGCGCTTACGTATAATAAAGGTGATAATTTGATTGTATCTAACACAATTCAAACGTATTTGAAGGATGCGAAAGAAAGACTGTTTCTTGCGACGGAAGCCGCCAGGAAAATGGGAATTCCGATGGGGTATAAGCTGGTGAGAGGAGCCTACATGTCAAGCGAAAGTAAGATCGCGTCTTCTTTAGGGTTTGAATCGCCGATTCACAACAGCATAGAGGAGACTCATGCGTGTTTCAATGACTGTGCTTCCTTCATGCTTGATAAGATCGCCGATGGCTCCGGCGGTGTTGTTCTTGCAACCCACAATGTTAAATCAGGGCAAATGGCGGTGGCGAAGGCGAGGGATCTGGGAATCGATAAGAGAAACTCGAGAGTTGAATTCGCTCAGCTGTATGGAATGTCGGATGCGTTGTCGTTTGGACTGAGAAATGCAGGGTTTAAAGTGAGCAAATATATGCCTTATGGACCAATTGACACGGTGATGCCTTATCTTCTGAGAAGAGCTGAAGAGAACAGAGGATTTTTGCCAGCTTCAAGCCTTGATAGGCAACTAATGAGGTAACGGAAAAACTTTCGTATTAtctgaatattcaattaaatacttttcaaaaatatttctaatGCATATGAAATGATGTTGATGTAGTATTGTGTTGTTTTTGAATGTGATTGCAGCAAGGAGTTGAAGAGAAGACTGACTGCTTCAATATTCTAAGTTGAAGATGGAGGTGGTGGTGGAGTAATTTAAGAAGCTTAGGAAAATGGAAATCTTTGTAAATGAATAAGTTAGAAAAGACTTTGTAGAAATTtgctatttttaataatattttcttattttattttatggttaTTAGTCTAAAAATTGaccattaaatataatataatataaaatataatcaaaatttaatcattattaaaataatattattttatgaacttttttataaaatataaaatatttaaataagtattaaataaattttgaattattattttataaattttttatcaaatcatcattaaaatattatgatttattaatatttaaattaaaaaattaacgtATATAAGAGATCCATTGAATGCGTATACATTCTTAGAAccattgaaaatataaaatacgcattaatgatttaaataacaaaaaattaagttttttattttatataatcataatattatagtaattaattaaaaatataagagatatttttgtactttaaaaatttataaaaaaagaaaaacatttaaaacagcaaaaatatttgttttatacaaaaaaacgttttaaatatgtgtttaatatattttaagtttaaaaatttaaaataatatatttaatacataaataatatatatttttactaactAGAGTTGACACAATAGTTAGAGGTTCATTTTTGTCTGGGCTCAAATTTATGTTAGGTTTTAagtaagttgaatttgaatttgaaaactcAACATAAACTAAGCTTGATAGTCTTTTTGAAAATACCGTTTATCTCATCAATTAcgtgattttatttttggatgGCCAGTGGCCGCTGCATATAATTAACAGAATTGTATGTGGCGGAAGAATGGGCACGCCTTGTAGAACTGTACATTGGTATTGCCATCCTCCTAGAAGGATGGAATGCCGAATGAGACATGATGTGGAGGCCAAAtcctataaattaaaataaaagaaatggaGAACAGCCACCCATGTgccatatattttatatatataaaataagccaaaagtcttattcccacccaaggtttgacaaACACGCCACTcacatatgtaaaattttaaaaatttaaatacatacccttctattaaaattctctattatagttaataataaattcgttatttaaaaattaaaattttatcttatttctcttctttaatttaaaaaatcaataatttttctttaccaaaaaatttgaaaagttcattttttcctctagaattttttttcttctttttccgaTGATCAGAATTCGTTCCCTCTGTTAGCCAATCTTTCCACCATCTTCTTTTCTTATCATCGACCTTTCCAACATCTCATTTTCTTTAACAAAGACAAGTCGTTTTTATTCGACGAAAACGATTCATCTCCTTCATCCGatgaagagacaaagacgaTTTGTCATCTTCGCTCTTTagccaaacaaaaataattcatCTTCGTCTAGTTAAAAAACGACATCAGACAATTATAGAGATGTTGATCTTCAACCGAAGAAAGATAATTAATCAAACGAAGATGGTTCATCTTCGTCTGATGAAAATGAGATGGTGGGAAGTTTGATGATTATAGTTTGACAGTATTAATAACATatcctattattattattattattattaagtataattttattttagtctaAATTAAAtcctattattttaatttgatataataaatttaataatatatatataataattatcagaatcatttatataataataattatttataggtTGAATAtgattgtatttattaaaaaagcttttattcatataattgtaaaattatttttttagatgaaattacttatattaaataaataaaattgtaaatctaaTAACTAGCTCCACGACAGTGGGAGTCGGAATCAGCCAGTGGAATCCTAACCAGCTGGGAGTGTAAGATGACTGGTTTTGTCAGGATAGAATCTGTAAGTATGCTGACAAGACCTGCAACTTTATGTCCATGAAAATGACAAGCAGACGAAGAATCATCCACCCATTTTAAAGCATGAAATCAAAGTGTTGCCCACTTGCTTGAATGATATTAACTTTGTCAGGCGTggaagaaataatataaagggCAAAAGGGAGATGAAGAGGAAATGCAGCCAACCAGATATCGAAGTGGAGATAGATTCAGCATGAAACAAGATTCCATGATATTGATTTGATGTAACATCATTATATGCAGTAACTGCACATCTATTAGCTTTGGAGTCAACagcatatttcaaaattatttaagtgTGTATTCTTAAAAGTAATTTAAGcggtaaaagaaaaaaatataaataaaaatacatataaaaattaaacttttgagcGTAAAATTGATgactcctaaaattttatttatttagtataatcgGTTCAACTATAGGAAAGTGATCTAACTCAAATAAGAGTTATTCATTGTCAAAACAAAAGTTATTAGAGTCATACTCAAAGTAGAGATATATCATAATTTCGAGCAAAGAAAGATCATAATTCCTGCAGCTAAATGTGAAAGAATAGATTGGTTTCACTTGTTTCAATGGGTATATCTCTTGAGCAAAAGAATGTAATGATAAATCAAAATTGTT
The genomic region above belongs to Mangifera indica cultivar Alphonso chromosome 15, CATAS_Mindica_2.1, whole genome shotgun sequence and contains:
- the LOC123197505 gene encoding uncharacterized protein LOC123197505 — translated: MAASKNGRLLSTGSNKVDGALGDQQPSMDKILVFGGNGFVGSHTCIEVTERGLTVHSLSRRSAFTWFSKECNGWSDCNGIRFFACSSMSLGQYKNYNRKRKSEGSYQILYLKLPVARLCMVFYDVISLLSGLDMFSIFAQQYILINTMCMHKNNLSFANTTSYLYSLSLQSSLRQSNQIASPAALLYSFLCWTWKKMGTCQDVN
- the LOC123197472 gene encoding proline dehydrogenase 2, mitochondrial-like, producing the protein MAIRFLQPKLLHNARSFTRPLSSASSSLTSVSPLNFAEKPDPTIEKHDPCSSTLNTHDHQKLFRTISSAKLLRSLLNLNIAAVGPVVDLGLWVMNSRLMDIDISREIITGLVRHTFYEHFCAGESAAEAERCIEKINETGLRGMLFYSVEHTDDKNECDKNLRGFLQTAESAKSLDPSAVSFVVLKVSAICRMSLLKRVSDLLRWQQKDSSFNLPWKLHDFPIFADNSPLYHTLEKPEPLTQEEENELQQSYERIIKLCRACEEGNIPLVVDAEDTAVQPAIDYLTYASALTYNKGDNLIVSNTIQTYLKDAKERLFLATEAARKMGIPMGYKLVRGAYMSSESKIASSLGFESPIHNSIEETHACFNDCASFMLDKIADGSGGVVLATHNVKSGQMAVAKARDLGIDKRNSRVEFAQLYGMSDALSFGLRNAGFKVSKYMPYGPIDTVMPYLLRRAEENRGFLPASSLDRQLMSKELKRRLTASIF